The DNA sequence AGGCTAGTCTCCCCCAAGAGCTCACATCGACGGGGAGGTTCGGCACCTCGATGTCGGCTCGTCACATCCTGGGGCTGGAGAAGGTCCCAAGGGTTGGGCTGTTCGCCCATTAAAGTGGCACGCGAGCTGGGTTCAGAACGTCGTGAGACAGTTCGGTCTCTATCTATTGCGGGCGTTAGATGTTTGAGAGGGCTTGATTCTAGTACGAGAGGACCGAATTGAACAAACCTCTGGTGTATCAGTTGTACCGCCAGGTGCACCGCTGAGTAGCTACGTTTGGAAGAGATAAGCACTGAAAGCATATAAGTGCGAAACTCGCCTCAAGATGAGACATCTTTTAAGGGTCGTTGTAGATGACGACGTTGATAGGCTACAGGTGTAAAGACAGTAATGTCATAGCCGAGTAGTACTAATTACCCGTAGATTTATAGCCTTTGGTTGCTATATCAAATTATTAAATAATAAATACGACAAGTACTTTATGCGCAGTGAAGGTTTTGTCTTTGTGAAAGTTTTTATCGCTTAAAAATGCAATTGGCGACTAGCGGTTAGCGAATGGCAAATAGCCAAGAGCCAGCAGCAAATAGCCAGATGCTATATACCTTCTTTAGGGTGGTTTTAGCGGTGGGGCTCACCTGTTCCCATTCCGAACACAGAAGTTAAGCCCACCAGCGCCGATGGTACTGCGAAAGCGGGAGAGTAGGCCGCCGCCAGTTTTTATTTTATTTTTAAAAATCCTTTATCATAAGATAAAGGATTTTTTTTGCTTTGTACACAACTCAAACGTAAGTAATGAGCAATCGGTAATTGGTAATTGGTAATGAGTAATAAGTAATAGCCAGTAAAGGATCAGTAATGAGTAATGAGTAATGAGTAATGAGCAATGAGTATTCTTGCTGCTTCTATACCAGAACTGACATATCACTCATTATTTATCATTTATCATTCACAGTACACACTCCCTTGTCACTCCGTAGGAGTCTAAATAATATATTTCAAATTCTATCATCAAGTATGTATAATATTATCAAATTGCTTAAAGTATTAAAAGCTTCTATACTCCATTGAATCTTTTAGGTTCTCATCAATGTGACTGGATTCCTACGGAATGACATAATTGGGGATACTAGATCTTAGAATGTAAAATTGATCATTCTTAGACAGGATCGCTTCAACAACTCATAATTTATTAATTCATAATTATCGTTCATCATTCGTCTTCCCTAGCCACGATAGTAATGGTTACCCCGCAGCACGCGTGGAAAGTTGTTGGGATTATGCGCAGGAAAGCCCTGGCGCGAGGAGTATGAATGGATAGCGGGAGAATGCTCCTGAAAAGGTAATATGTAATCATCATCTTTGTGAAAAAATAAAAGTATATATAAAAATACGGCTATCTCAAACTGAAATAGCCGTGTTGTTTTTATAAATGTACTGATCAGACCTGAATTACTCCTAAGTTGAATTTTTCAGTGATGGGGGCATGATTAGCCGCTTCAATCCCCATAGAAATCCATTTCCTTGTATCTGCAGGATTAATGATGGCATCTGTCCATAATCTTGCGGCTGCATAGGTAGATTCAGTTTGTTTCTGATATTTTTTTGAAATTGTATCCAGAATTTCGTTGTGCTCTTCTTCAGAAATTTCTTTTCCTTGTTTTTTTAACGTAGATTCCTGGATCTGAGCAAGTACTTTTGCAGCTTGCGCGCCCCCCATTACGGCCAGATCAGCCCAAGGCCATGCAACAATTAATCTAGGATCATAAGCTTTTCCGCACATTGCGTAGTTTCCTGCTCCGTAAGAGTTCCCTGTAATGATGGTAAATTTAGGAACTACAGAATTGGAAACTGCATTTACCATTTTAGCTCCGTCTTTAATAATTCCACCATGTTCTGATTTGGAACCTACCATGAATCCGGTAACGTCCTGTAAGAAGATTAAAGGTATCTTTCTTTGATTACAGTTGGCTATAAATCTGGTTGCTTTATCTGCAGAATCTGAATAGATAACTCCACCAAACTGCATTTCTCCTTTACCACTTTTTACAAGCTTTCTCTGATTGGCTACAATACCTACAGACCAGCCATCAACTCTGGCTGTTGCGCAGATAATACTTTTACCATAATCAGGTTTATATTCTTCGTATTCGGAGTTGTCTACAATACATTTGATAATTTCATAAGTATCATATTGCTCAGCTCTGGAAACCGGCATAATTCCGAAAATATTTTCAGGGTTTTCTTTTGGTGGGAAACTTTCAATTCTGTCAAAGCCTGCTTTTTCAGTACTTCCAAGAGACTTCATGATGTTTTTGATTCTATTTAAAGCATCTT is a window from the Chryseobacterium indologenes genome containing:
- a CDS encoding acyl-CoA carboxylase subunit beta; the protein is MDIEFNKREDQNRLKLSEINRLLTEIKKGGGEKRLQKLRDEGKMTARERVDYLLDKDSDSIEVGAFAGYEMYKEHGGCPSGGVVVVIGYVSGRQCIIVANDASVKAGAWFPITGKKNLRAQEIAMENKLPIIYLVDSAGVYLPMQDEIFPDKEHFGRIFRNNAKMSSMGIIQISAVMGSCVAGGAYLPIMSDEAMIVDKTGSIFLAGSYLVKAAIGESIDNETLGGATTHCSISGVTDYKAKDDKDALNRIKNIMKSLGSTEKAGFDRIESFPPKENPENIFGIMPVSRAEQYDTYEIIKCIVDNSEYEEYKPDYGKSIICATARVDGWSVGIVANQRKLVKSGKGEMQFGGVIYSDSADKATRFIANCNQRKIPLIFLQDVTGFMVGSKSEHGGIIKDGAKMVNAVSNSVVPKFTIITGNSYGAGNYAMCGKAYDPRLIVAWPWADLAVMGGAQAAKVLAQIQESTLKKQGKEISEEEHNEILDTISKKYQKQTESTYAAARLWTDAIINPADTRKWISMGIEAANHAPITEKFNLGVIQV